One Littorina saxatilis isolate snail1 linkage group LG11, US_GU_Lsax_2.0, whole genome shotgun sequence genomic window, AGATGATAAAATACTTGAGTGCAGGTTTCCAGATGAAATCGGCGCTATCCTGCCTCGCGATCACGGCAATGGAGATGCTCCAGAAGAAGCTGAGAGTGGAGACGACAGTCAAGACGATGATGTTGACTTCGAAGGACTAGAATGAGCCCAGTATCATCAACCCTACCAGATctccaaacaagagaagaaactgtgtttgtgctgacgaTATTCTGAGAATTAGAAGAATCaaggtcacttgtgttcttcttcttttttttttctatcacagaactttgatctttatttgtgtaaacaaacggtgtgtttatttttcattaaaattgcataaatcacttggttgtatcactttttttctctcgtgaaaatgtgatgacactttattttgcaaaggggtgtatacctagcaaacgcccaccccctacttttacccgaaatctgtgcagagggggggtgggcgtttgctagggattttacggtatatgtAAAAGGAAGTGGTTGCCAATGGATAAAGGAGTATGAGActgggtggggtggtggtgccTTTGTTATGTTATCACTGTGTACTCTTCCCTCACCTCTTCTTCACAGCTTTTAGTTGTAAGTTTTGCacaagtttttttcttctccttttatCCACACAAACTTTAAATAATGGAGAAACATATTAAAGTCACTAACTTCATCAGTAAAATGGGTTGGTAGTGTATGTAAGGCAGGCTACAAATTATCACTTGTAAAGTTGTAACTATTCAAATCATCACTTGTAACTATTTTCTCATTTTTCCCTCAATTTTACTGTTAAGATCAATATTTAGAATTAACCATTTTGTTTGCTCTCTTGCAGACCAACTTAAGTCAACCAGAACAGACCTTGAGCTCTCCTGCAGAGTGTCATGTGATGCTGCTTCCAAAAGCTGATTGTCACGGGGACTTTCTACGACTGCAGACCTGTTCCACGACTTATTGTACTATGAGCCAAGTAGTAGCACTACCAGGAGACTGTGTTTGAGCATAAGACTCAGAGATAGCCAAGTACGGGAACATGACTGGCACGATTAAAGTACCTTACGTACACATGAGAAGCAGATTGTCCAGAGTATGAGTTGTGAACCGCTCAGTAGCCCCACAAACACTACAGACGATGCCGGAGAGGAGAGGGCCAGCACAGCTGACAGCAACAAGAGCAATGAGGAGAATGGAGAGTCTTCAACGTCAAAGGGCAGCAACTCGGCAGTGCAGGTCATCACACGTTTCATGTGCAAGTTCTGTGGCATGCAGTTCATACGCCGACCAGACATGGATGCTCACGCCTCCCTGCATGAGGAGGAGAAGCCACCTCTGAATTGCGGTGTGTGCGGCAAAGTTTACAACACTCGCTCGAAGCTTCAGAGACACGTGCGCGTTCACAGTGGTGAGAGACCCTTCCCTTGTCTCATCTGTGGCAAGCGTTTCCCCAGGTCCGATCACGTCAAGCAGCACATGAGGGTACACGCCAAGTACCCTGCAGAGTTCTCCTCCAGCCCCAACCCCCTGGGCCTGACTCACAAAAACCACTGCCGGCTGTGTGGCGTCAAGTTCGAGCAGAGGTCAGAGCTCAACGAGCACCTCCTCACCCACGGCTTCAACAAACTCTTCTCTTGCATCTACTGTGGTGAGGTGTTTGAGTCCAACGACAAGCTGAAAGCTCACAAGATCACCCATGAAAATCAGTTTGAGGAGTACGTGCCTGTGTTGAGCGTGCCTGACCTCAGCATGAGCTCCAAGTGCACCTCCTTTTCAAAGACAGGTTCAAAGAGGAAgagacctgggcgaccaaaaGGCCCAGGCTGTGCCACAGCAAGTAAACGCAGGAAAGAAATGTCAAGATTGGGCTTTTCTAAATTTAAAATAGCTCGACGCGCTGGCTCAGAATCCTGGCAGGCAACTGTAGTGAAAACTGAAGAGACAGCCTCGACAATAAAAGCGGCTTCTACAAGTGACAAATCTTCACCGATTCTGGAAAGCATTTTGAAGGAAAATGACCACAGCATTGTCAAGTCTGAGGAAGAAACGGGAGAAAATGACAGTGACAGCGGCAACAGGAGCGGCAGCCCTGACACCCCACAGATGTCCATCTCAGCATGCTACTCTCTGGCAGAAGGTCAAGACAACAGCGACATTCCCGACATCGATGAGATTCGAGCATCCACCCTCACCGACGGTAACAACATGATCGTCCTTCCCATGGGAAATGAGGGTGGAGAGGTTGCTGAAAGCAGTGCAGACACACCTGAGGAGGGGGAAGGGGAAGGAGGTGAGGCAGACATATCCCACGCTACCGCAGTGTGCACTGTCACTGGCTCCAGAAACGAGATGGACGGTGATGTCCGAGCGACACAGACCAGCTTCATTCGACCCACAGTCATCCCCTCCACTGCCACGGCAGCACTGATGAATCTGCAGCAACAGGTAATGCAACTGTCAGTTTGTATAGTCATCCAAAACCTTAATCTTAGCTTAAAGTTATTGGTCTGTTAGTGTTAGGTAGAAACAGTGACCTTGGTTTTTGTA contains:
- the LOC138979817 gene encoding uncharacterized protein; translated protein: MSCEPLSSPTNTTDDAGEERASTADSNKSNEENGESSTSKGSNSAVQVITRFMCKFCGMQFIRRPDMDAHASLHEEEKPPLNCGVCGKVYNTRSKLQRHVRVHSGERPFPCLICGKRFPRSDHVKQHMRVHAKYPAEFSSSPNPLGLTHKNHCRLCGVKFEQRSELNEHLLTHGFNKLFSCIYCGEVFESNDKLKAHKITHENQFEEYVPVLSVPDLSMSSKCTSFSKTGSKRKRPGRPKGPGCATASKRRKEMSRLGFSKFKIARRAGSESWQATVVKTEETASTIKAASTSDKSSPILESILKENDHSIVKSEEETGENDSDSGNRSGSPDTPQMSISACYSLAEGQDNSDIPDIDEIRASTLTDGNNMIVLPMGNEGGEVAESSADTPEEGEGEGGEADISHATAVCTVTGSRNEMDGDVRATQTSFIRPTVIPSTATAALMNLQQQVHPQIASSTSTISTPGAASTTTRPTISLLPNVLAFRTHPILTTPTLNLAPTAVHPTAAASIYNPSSNLYNPLGNFTTASPAFQRGFTCPTESFPLNRKMMRCRYCCIWFEDSALGLLHQSLHSADETDPFTCKKCLKRLGNRLEFTAHIIWHLDPTMEDGAVV